One part of the Streptomyces lienomycini genome encodes these proteins:
- a CDS encoding cell division protein SepF — protein sequence MNSHDVTDEQWEGLAQVVPLRGRDAWPSAVGHRAMPEAETERRRRFVVLRVNVFADAREVAETLMTGIPVLLDLTSAEGDVAKRVLDFSTGVVFGLASGMHRVDRNVFLLTPAGTEVNGLMEGAVGVPGV from the coding sequence GTGAACAGCCACGACGTCACCGATGAGCAGTGGGAAGGACTCGCCCAGGTCGTTCCGCTGCGCGGGCGGGACGCCTGGCCGTCGGCGGTCGGCCACCGGGCGATGCCGGAGGCCGAGACGGAGCGGCGCCGCCGTTTCGTCGTCCTGCGGGTCAACGTGTTCGCGGACGCCCGCGAGGTCGCCGAGACACTGATGACGGGCATCCCGGTCCTCCTGGACCTGACCAGCGCCGAGGGGGACGTCGCCAAGCGGGTCCTGGACTTCAGTACCGGCGTCGTCTTCGGCCTGGCCAGCGGGATGCACCGGGTGGACCGCAACGTGTTCCTGCTGACTCCGGCGGGGACCGAGGTGAACGGGCTGATGGAGGGCGCGGTGGGGGTTCCCGGAGTGTGA
- a CDS encoding LLM class F420-dependent oxidoreductase — MDLRIFTEPQQGATYDTLLTVAKATEDLGFDAFFRSDHYLRMGSVDGLPGPTDAWITLAGLARETKRIRLGTLMTAGTFRLPGVLAIQVAQVDQMSGGRVELGLGAGWFEEEHKAYGIPFPKEKIGRLEEQLAIVTGLWATEAGKTFDFHGKFYDLTDSPALPKPAQAKVPVLIGGHGATRTPRLAGQYADEFNMPFASIEDTERQFGRVRAAAEAAGRGADALTYSNALVACVGKDDAEVARRAAVIGREVEELKANGLAGSPAEVVEKIGRYAEAGAQRIYFQILDLDDLDHLELISSQVGSQLT, encoded by the coding sequence ATGGATCTCCGTATCTTCACCGAGCCCCAGCAGGGGGCCACCTACGACACTCTGCTCACCGTGGCCAAGGCCACCGAGGACCTCGGCTTCGACGCCTTCTTCCGCAGCGACCACTACCTCCGCATGGGTTCCGTCGACGGCCTCCCCGGCCCCACCGACGCCTGGATCACCCTCGCCGGTCTCGCCCGCGAGACCAAGCGCATCCGCCTGGGCACCCTGATGACCGCCGGCACCTTCCGGCTGCCCGGCGTCCTCGCCATCCAGGTCGCCCAGGTCGACCAGATGTCCGGCGGACGCGTCGAGCTGGGCCTGGGCGCCGGCTGGTTCGAGGAGGAGCACAAGGCGTACGGCATCCCCTTCCCGAAGGAGAAGATCGGCCGGCTGGAGGAGCAGCTGGCGATCGTCACCGGTCTGTGGGCCACCGAGGCCGGCAAGACCTTCGACTTCCACGGGAAGTTCTACGACCTCACCGACTCGCCCGCGCTGCCCAAGCCCGCACAGGCCAAGGTGCCCGTCCTCATCGGCGGCCACGGCGCCACCCGCACCCCGCGGCTGGCCGGTCAGTACGCCGACGAGTTCAACATGCCGTTCGCCTCCATCGAGGACACCGAGCGCCAGTTCGGCCGGGTGCGGGCCGCCGCCGAGGCGGCCGGCCGCGGCGCGGACGCCCTCACCTACTCCAACGCCCTCGTCGCCTGCGTCGGCAAGGACGACGCCGAGGTGGCCCGGCGCGCGGCCGTCATCGGCCGCGAGGTCGAGGAGCTGAAGGCCAACGGCCTGGCGGGCTCCCCGGCCGAGGTCGTCGAGAAGATCGGCCGCTACGCCGAGGCCGGCGCCCAGCGGATCTACTTCCAGATCCTCGACCTCGACGACCTGGACCACCTGGAACTGATCTCCTCCCAGGTCGGGTCGCAGCTGACCTGA
- a CDS encoding nucleotide pyrophosphohydrolase: MTDHPRDLVALRRRLAEFAAARHWQPYHTPKNLAAALSVEASELLEIFQWLTPEQSVRVMTDPDAAHRVRDEVADVLAYLLQFCEVLDVDPLAALEAKIERNESRFPVPQGPEDRAPTS, encoded by the coding sequence GTGACCGATCACCCCCGTGACCTCGTGGCCCTGCGGCGCCGGCTGGCCGAGTTCGCCGCCGCACGCCACTGGCAGCCGTACCACACCCCCAAGAACCTGGCCGCCGCGCTGAGCGTCGAGGCCTCCGAACTCCTGGAGATCTTCCAGTGGTTGACGCCTGAGCAGTCGGTGCGCGTCATGACCGACCCGGACGCCGCCCACCGGGTCCGGGACGAGGTCGCCGACGTCCTGGCGTATCTCCTCCAGTTCTGCGAGGTGCTGGACGTCGACCCGCTGGCCGCACTGGAGGCGAAGATCGAACGCAACGAGTCCAGGTTCCCCGTGCCGCAGGGACCGGAGGACCGAGCGCCGACGAGCTGA
- a CDS encoding polynucleotide kinase-phosphatase, translated as MSTADTTGTTGTTGTAEDTPVRARALPVTDLSLVVLIGASGSGKSTFARRHFKPTEVISSDFCRGLVADDENDQSASRDAFDVLHYIAGKRLAAGRRTVVDATNVQQDARRQLVDLARKHDVLPIAIVLDVPEQVCAERNATRDDRADMPRRVIRRHTRELRRSLRHLEREGFRKVHVLRGAAEAEHATVVTEKRFNDLTHLTGPFDIVGDIHGCATELETLLGKLGYGTDGVHPEGRTAVFVGDLVDRGPDSPGVLRRVMSMVRSGNALCVPGNHENKYGRFLKGRKVQHTHGLAETVEQMDAESEEFRAEVREFIDGLVSHYVLDGGRLVVCHAGLPEKYHGRTSGRVRGHALYGDTTGETDEFGLPVRYPWAEDYRGRAAVVYGHTPVPEATWLNNTICLDTGAVFGGRLTALRWPEREIVDVPAERVWYEPVKPLRTEAPGGHDGRPLDLADVQGRRVVETRYAGRITVREENGAAALEVMSRFATDPRLLPYLPPTMAPTATSGVDGYLEHPKEAFAQYAADGVARVVCEEKHMGSRAVVLVCRDADAARARFGGGGTSRSSAAESGGGPTGSLYTRTGRPFLDDSSITEEILDRLRTAIGDAGLWDGLATDWLLLDAELMPWSLKAAGLLRSQYAAVGAASGAVFPGVLSALEGAAARGVEVRDLLDRQRARSVDAAAFTDAYRRYCWPTDGLDGVRLAPFQILAVQGRSLAALPHDEQLALLDRLVEHDGSGLLRTTRRLYVDTGDPESVAAGVDWWLEMTGRGGEGMVVKPVGALVRDAEGRLVQPGIKCRGREYLRIIYGPEYTRPDNLARLRHRFLNHKRSLASREYALGLEALDRLAEGEPLWRVHEAVFGVLALESEPVDPRL; from the coding sequence ATGAGCACCGCGGACACCACCGGCACCACCGGCACCACCGGTACTGCTGAAGACACCCCCGTGCGGGCCCGCGCCCTGCCCGTCACCGACCTCTCCCTCGTCGTGCTGATCGGCGCCTCCGGCTCCGGCAAGTCCACCTTCGCCCGGCGCCACTTCAAGCCGACCGAGGTCATCTCCTCCGACTTCTGCCGGGGCCTGGTCGCCGACGACGAGAACGACCAGAGCGCCAGCCGCGACGCCTTCGACGTCCTGCACTACATCGCGGGCAAGCGGCTCGCCGCCGGCCGCCGCACCGTCGTCGACGCGACCAACGTCCAGCAGGACGCCCGGCGCCAGCTCGTCGACCTGGCCCGGAAGCACGACGTACTGCCCATCGCCATCGTCCTCGACGTGCCCGAGCAGGTCTGCGCCGAGCGCAACGCCACCCGCGACGACCGCGCCGACATGCCCCGCCGCGTCATCCGGCGCCACACCCGCGAACTCCGCCGCTCCCTGCGCCACCTGGAGCGCGAGGGCTTCCGCAAGGTGCACGTGCTCCGCGGCGCCGCGGAGGCCGAGCACGCCACCGTCGTCACCGAGAAGCGGTTCAACGACCTCACCCACCTCACCGGCCCCTTCGACATCGTCGGCGACATCCACGGCTGCGCCACCGAACTGGAGACCCTGCTCGGCAAGCTCGGCTACGGCACCGACGGCGTCCACCCCGAGGGCCGCACCGCCGTCTTCGTCGGCGACCTCGTCGACCGCGGCCCCGACAGCCCCGGCGTGCTGCGCCGCGTGATGTCCATGGTCAGGTCGGGCAACGCCCTGTGCGTCCCCGGCAACCACGAGAACAAGTACGGCCGCTTCCTGAAGGGCCGCAAGGTCCAGCACACCCACGGACTCGCCGAGACCGTCGAGCAGATGGACGCCGAGAGCGAGGAGTTCCGCGCCGAGGTACGGGAGTTCATCGACGGCCTGGTCAGCCACTACGTCCTCGACGGCGGCCGACTGGTGGTCTGCCACGCCGGTCTGCCGGAGAAGTACCACGGCCGCACCTCCGGCCGGGTCCGCGGCCACGCCCTGTACGGCGACACCACCGGCGAGACCGACGAGTTCGGCCTGCCCGTGCGCTATCCGTGGGCCGAGGACTACCGGGGCCGCGCCGCCGTCGTCTACGGCCACACCCCCGTCCCGGAGGCCACCTGGCTCAACAACACCATCTGCCTCGACACCGGCGCCGTCTTCGGCGGCAGGCTCACCGCGCTGCGCTGGCCGGAGCGGGAGATCGTCGACGTACCGGCCGAGCGGGTCTGGTACGAGCCGGTCAAGCCGCTGCGCACCGAGGCGCCCGGCGGGCACGACGGCCGCCCGCTGGACCTGGCCGACGTCCAGGGCCGCCGCGTGGTGGAGACCCGGTACGCCGGACGGATCACCGTGCGCGAGGAGAACGGCGCGGCGGCCCTGGAGGTCATGAGCCGCTTCGCCACCGACCCCCGCCTGCTGCCGTACCTCCCGCCGACCATGGCACCGACCGCCACCTCCGGCGTGGACGGCTACCTGGAGCACCCGAAGGAGGCCTTCGCGCAGTACGCGGCGGACGGCGTCGCGCGGGTGGTGTGCGAGGAGAAGCACATGGGTTCGCGGGCGGTGGTCCTGGTCTGCCGCGACGCGGACGCGGCCCGCGCCCGCTTCGGGGGTGGGGGCACCTCCCGCTCGAGCGCAGCCGAGAGTGGGGGAGGCCCCACAGGCTCCCTCTACACCCGCACCGGCCGCCCCTTCCTCGACGACTCCTCCATCACCGAGGAGATCCTCGACCGGCTGCGCACCGCGATCGGCGACGCCGGCCTGTGGGACGGACTGGCCACCGACTGGCTGCTCCTGGACGCCGAGCTGATGCCGTGGTCGCTGAAGGCCGCCGGGCTGCTGCGCTCCCAGTACGCCGCCGTGGGCGCCGCCTCCGGAGCGGTGTTCCCGGGCGTGCTGAGCGCGTTGGAGGGCGCCGCGGCGCGCGGCGTCGAGGTGCGGGACCTCCTCGACCGCCAGCGCGCCCGGTCCGTCGACGCGGCCGCCTTCACCGACGCCTACCGCCGCTACTGCTGGCCCACCGACGGCCTCGACGGCGTCCGCCTGGCCCCGTTCCAGATCCTGGCCGTCCAGGGCCGCAGCCTGGCCGCCCTGCCGCACGACGAGCAGCTCGCCCTCCTCGACCGGCTCGTCGAGCACGACGGCAGCGGCCTGCTGCGGACCACCCGCCGCCTGTACGTCGACACCGGCGACCCCGAGTCGGTGGCGGCGGGTGTCGACTGGTGGCTGGAGATGACCGGCCGCGGCGGCGAGGGCATGGTCGTCAAGCCCGTCGGCGCGCTGGTACGGGACGCGGAGGGCCGCCTGGTCCAGCCCGGCATCAAGTGCCGCGGCCGCGAGTACCTGCGGATCATCTACGGCCCCGAGTACACCCGTCCCGACAACCTCGCCCGGCTCAGGCACCGCTTCCTGAACCACAAGCGGTCCCTGGCGAGCCGCGAGTACGCCCTCGGCCTGGAGGCCCTGGACCGTCTCGCGGAGGGCGAGCCGCTGTGGCGCGTGCACGAGGCGGTGTTCGGGGTGCTGGCGCTGGAGTCGGAGCCGGTGGACCCGCGGCTGTGA
- a CDS encoding DUF6099 family protein, with translation MDAVRLIVTSGRALAAGGEVPDVLTEVWQVQALAQAIGSRLALHGPPELRGEAVGLSELAARGCGVLRPGGPAPGARADQLTELGDARQALMRLGTLLGETGIALVGIACAADDEATYWQCVEAIDAADESRDRVLEMLRKLAERDGELLEREAG, from the coding sequence ATGGACGCTGTGCGGCTCATCGTGACGAGTGGACGTGCCCTGGCCGCCGGCGGCGAGGTGCCGGACGTACTGACGGAGGTGTGGCAGGTGCAGGCCCTGGCGCAGGCGATCGGCAGCCGGCTGGCGCTCCACGGGCCACCGGAACTGCGCGGCGAGGCCGTCGGGTTGAGCGAGCTGGCGGCCCGCGGCTGCGGGGTGCTGCGCCCCGGAGGACCGGCCCCGGGGGCGCGCGCCGACCAGCTCACCGAGCTGGGCGACGCACGCCAGGCCCTGATGCGTCTGGGCACCCTGCTCGGCGAGACCGGAATCGCCCTCGTCGGCATCGCCTGCGCCGCGGACGACGAGGCCACGTACTGGCAGTGCGTGGAGGCCATCGACGCGGCGGACGAGTCACGGGACCGGGTCCTGGAGATGCTGCGCAAACTGGCGGAGCGCGACGGCGAGTTACTGGAGCGGGAGGCGGGCTAG
- a CDS encoding 3' terminal RNA ribose 2'-O-methyltransferase Hen1, which produces MFLTITTTGTPEHPATDLGFLLHKHPDKAQAFSTSFGTAHVFYPEAEEQRCTAALLLEVDAVALVRRGKRGGRGGAPDAALAQYVNDRPYAASSLLAVALGNVFSSAMRGVCKARPERAARPLPLRVEVPALPARGGPGLVRRLFEPLGWTVDVEAVPLDTAFPEWGDSRYVRLVLESESLTLSDALRHLYVLLPVLDDAKHYWVAPDEVDKLMRAGGAWLHHHPEVKLITSRFLSRRWSLTREAMDRLELIRLAETDDSEVEEIDNAVEAEAEQEAKPTPLAVRRREAILTALRDHAAARVLDLGCGEGHLVRELLKEPRFTEIVGVDVSVRALTIASRRLRLDRMGERQAARVQLLQGSLAYTDKRLKGYDAAVLSEVIEHLDLPRLPALEYAVFGAARPRTVVVTTPNVEYNVRWESLPAGHVRHRDHRFEWTREEFRTWAGTVAERHGYTVEFRPVGDDDPEVGPPTQLALFTLKTTPETTPASTTTTATTPATEKEAKAA; this is translated from the coding sequence ATGTTCCTGACCATCACCACCACCGGCACTCCCGAGCACCCCGCGACCGACCTCGGTTTCCTGCTGCACAAGCATCCCGATAAGGCGCAGGCGTTCTCCACCTCGTTCGGCACGGCCCACGTGTTCTACCCCGAGGCGGAGGAACAGCGCTGCACGGCCGCGCTGCTGCTGGAGGTCGATGCCGTGGCGCTGGTGAGGCGCGGCAAGCGGGGGGGCCGCGGTGGCGCCCCCGACGCGGCACTCGCGCAGTACGTCAACGACCGCCCGTACGCGGCCTCGTCCCTCCTCGCCGTCGCGCTGGGCAACGTCTTCTCCAGCGCGATGCGCGGCGTGTGCAAGGCTCGCCCCGAGCGCGCCGCCCGGCCGCTCCCGCTGCGCGTCGAGGTCCCGGCGCTGCCCGCCCGCGGCGGCCCCGGCCTCGTACGCCGCCTGTTCGAGCCGCTCGGCTGGACGGTCGACGTCGAGGCCGTCCCGCTGGACACCGCGTTCCCCGAGTGGGGCGACTCGCGCTACGTCCGGCTCGTACTGGAGTCCGAGTCCCTCACCCTCTCGGACGCCCTGCGCCACCTGTACGTCCTCCTCCCGGTGCTCGACGACGCCAAGCACTACTGGGTCGCCCCGGACGAGGTCGACAAGCTGATGCGGGCCGGCGGAGCCTGGCTGCACCACCACCCCGAGGTCAAGCTCATCACCAGCCGCTTCCTGTCCCGCCGCTGGTCCCTGACCCGCGAGGCGATGGACCGGCTGGAGCTGATCCGGCTGGCCGAGACCGACGACAGCGAGGTCGAGGAGATCGACAACGCGGTCGAGGCGGAGGCCGAGCAGGAGGCGAAGCCCACCCCGCTCGCCGTACGGCGCCGCGAGGCGATCCTCACCGCGCTGCGCGACCACGCCGCCGCCCGCGTCCTCGACCTCGGCTGCGGCGAGGGACACCTGGTGCGCGAGCTGCTCAAGGAGCCGCGCTTCACCGAGATCGTCGGCGTGGACGTGTCGGTGCGCGCCCTCACCATCGCCTCCCGGCGGCTCAGGCTGGACCGCATGGGCGAGCGGCAGGCCGCACGCGTCCAGCTCCTCCAGGGCTCCCTCGCCTACACCGACAAGCGCCTCAAGGGGTACGACGCCGCCGTGCTCAGCGAGGTGATCGAGCACCTCGACCTGCCGAGGCTGCCCGCCCTGGAGTACGCGGTCTTCGGCGCGGCCCGCCCCCGCACCGTCGTCGTCACCACACCCAACGTCGAGTACAACGTGCGCTGGGAGAGCCTCCCCGCCGGTCACGTCCGCCACCGCGACCACCGCTTCGAGTGGACCCGCGAGGAGTTCCGCACCTGGGCCGGGACGGTCGCCGAACGGCACGGCTACACCGTGGAGTTCCGGCCCGTCGGTGACGACGACCCCGAGGTGGGACCGCCCACCCAGCTGGCCCTGTTCACCCTGAAGACCACGCCCGAGACCACTCCCGCGAGCACGACCACCACCGCGACCACCCCCGCGACCGAGAAGGAGGCGAAGGCCGCATGA
- a CDS encoding AAA family ATPase, whose amino-acid sequence MAASPASSASPAISAPSAPAASAAPLPDRPRVTQLRLSAYAGHRRAVLRLEPLTVLAGPSGCGKTSALRAYDALARLGGGAELGAVFPDPGSCVPERARPDAQHRRGFRIGCTADGAEGPVHLDVAVQAEPELRIVGERLTADGVVLLETALRDPGRRAVQAAWHTAGSAPVTRAPLPDDRLGTPLLPLRVAGKTDGQRRVLAAAEQMVVALRSAFACDPRPGRMREPVPPGSGRLLGGCDNLADVLWRTRAECGRRHAQFVAAVRTGCAGPVEDVLAEPVVGGVVHALLDRGDGVRTGLARLGYGELRYLALALVLFTGPGVLEVDPAGEVPAALQTLTVLADGFDRGLDVRQRAELLRLAARMCDRGHIRLVAAVADASWAAGLDGVTVVHLNP is encoded by the coding sequence ATGGCAGCGTCACCTGCGTCCTCCGCGTCACCCGCGATCTCAGCGCCCTCCGCGCCGGCGGCGTCCGCCGCCCCGCTCCCGGACCGGCCCCGCGTCACCCAACTCCGGCTGTCCGCCTACGCCGGGCACCGGCGCGCGGTGCTGCGGCTGGAGCCGCTCACCGTGCTCGCGGGGCCCAGCGGCTGCGGCAAGACCAGCGCGCTCAGGGCCTACGACGCCCTGGCCCGGCTCGGCGGCGGCGCGGAACTCGGCGCGGTGTTCCCGGATCCGGGCTCGTGCGTGCCCGAACGGGCGCGGCCCGACGCCCAGCACCGCCGGGGCTTCCGCATCGGCTGCACGGCCGACGGGGCCGAGGGCCCGGTGCACCTGGACGTCGCCGTGCAGGCCGAGCCCGAACTGCGCATCGTGGGGGAGCGGCTGACGGCGGACGGCGTCGTGCTCCTGGAGACGGCCCTGCGCGACCCCGGCCGCCGTGCCGTACAGGCGGCCTGGCACACGGCCGGGTCGGCTCCCGTGACCCGCGCCCCGCTGCCGGACGACCGGCTGGGGACCCCGCTGCTGCCGCTGCGGGTGGCCGGCAAGACGGACGGGCAGCGCAGGGTGCTGGCCGCCGCCGAGCAGATGGTGGTCGCCCTGCGCTCCGCCTTCGCCTGCGATCCGCGGCCCGGCCGGATGAGGGAGCCCGTGCCCCCCGGTTCGGGGCGGCTGCTCGGCGGCTGCGACAACCTGGCCGACGTACTGTGGCGCACCCGCGCCGAGTGCGGGCGGCGGCACGCGCAGTTCGTCGCGGCGGTACGGACCGGATGCGCGGGCCCGGTCGAGGACGTGCTGGCCGAGCCGGTCGTCGGCGGCGTGGTCCACGCACTCCTCGACCGGGGCGACGGCGTCCGCACGGGCCTCGCCCGCCTCGGCTACGGCGAGCTGCGCTACCTGGCCCTCGCCCTGGTGCTGTTCACCGGGCCGGGGGTGCTGGAGGTGGACCCGGCCGGCGAGGTGCCCGCCGCGCTCCAGACGCTGACCGTCCTCGCCGACGGCTTCGACCGCGGGCTGGACGTGCGCCAGCGCGCCGAACTGCTCCGGCTGGCGGCGCGGATGTGCGACCGCGGGCACATCCGCCTGGTCGCGGCCGTCGCCGACGCCTCGTGGGCGGCCGGGCTGGACGGCGTCACGGTGGTACACCTGAACCCGTGA